A genomic window from Paenibacillus sp. FSL K6-0276 includes:
- the rpe gene encoding ribulose-phosphate 3-epimerase gives MIRIAPSILSADFARLGSEVAEAEVCGGDWIHVDVMDGHFVPNITLGPPIVKAVSLHTKLPLDVHLMIESPERYIADFAAAGASVITVHAEACVHLHCVVHQIKELGLKAGVAINPGTPASAIREVLEDVDMVLVMTVNPGFGGQAFIPNTLRKITQIRQWANEINPDLLIEVDGGVSEATAPLVVAAGADVLVAGNAVFGRSDRAAAILEIREAAEAALR, from the coding sequence ATGATAAGAATAGCACCATCTATATTGTCGGCCGATTTCGCGCGTTTAGGTTCAGAAGTTGCAGAAGCTGAGGTCTGTGGTGGAGATTGGATCCATGTGGATGTAATGGACGGTCATTTTGTACCGAATATTACGCTTGGTCCACCAATTGTAAAAGCGGTCTCGTTACATACCAAACTTCCACTTGACGTTCACTTAATGATTGAGTCTCCAGAACGTTATATTGCTGATTTTGCTGCCGCAGGCGCTAGTGTGATCACTGTCCACGCTGAGGCTTGCGTTCATTTACACTGTGTGGTGCATCAGATCAAGGAACTGGGTCTTAAAGCAGGAGTAGCTATTAATCCGGGCACTCCGGCTTCAGCGATACGTGAGGTGCTGGAGGATGTGGATATGGTTCTCGTGATGACCGTCAATCCAGGCTTTGGAGGCCAAGCATTCATTCCTAACACACTTCGCAAAATCACTCAAATTCGTCAATGGGCGAACGAAATAAATCCAGATTTACTTATTGAAGTAGATGGTGGTGTATCGGAAGCTACAGCGCCATTGGTTGTCGCTGCAGGAGCGGATGTTTTGGTAGCAGGAAATGCTGTCTTTGGCCGGAGTGATCGTGCTGCAGCGATCCTTGAGATTCGAGAAGCAGCGGAAGCAGCACTTCGTTAA
- a CDS encoding cation:proton antiporter produces the protein MSHYIVFEVGLAIALIAMVGFIATKLRFSVIPFYILVGMAVGPHAFKIWHLDFRFIESATLIEFLGRIGVLFLLFYLGLEFSVGRLVKSGRSIVTGGTIYLLINFTLGLILGWSLQFPIEEIFVIAGITTISSSAIVAKVLVDLKRTANPETEMILGIIMFEDVFLAVYISILSGLVLSDSSSLGGVLLSALTALGYMLALLIVGRKLVPWLNRVLNIRSGELFSLVIFAALFLIAGFSETIHVAEAIGALLVGLVLAETEHVKRIEKLVIPFRDFFGAIFFFSFGLTIDPLTLGGEALWYSLAAVIVTLIGNFVAGMLAGRSAGLSPRASSNIGLTIVSRGEFSIIMANLGKAGGLLAILQPFAAMYVLMLAILGPLLTKESKWIYKILDNVFKFEKRYAAKMSKKAVLASEHE, from the coding sequence ATGAGTCATTACATTGTTTTTGAAGTGGGTCTAGCTATTGCCCTTATCGCGATGGTAGGCTTCATAGCCACGAAACTCCGCTTTTCGGTTATACCCTTTTATATTCTAGTCGGTATGGCGGTTGGACCCCATGCTTTCAAAATATGGCACCTCGATTTTCGCTTTATCGAAAGTGCAACCCTGATTGAGTTTCTAGGTCGCATTGGCGTTTTATTCCTCTTGTTTTATCTTGGGTTGGAATTCTCCGTAGGTCGATTAGTCAAATCCGGCCGCTCAATCGTCACAGGCGGTACCATCTATCTTCTTATCAATTTCACTTTAGGACTTATTCTAGGATGGTCGCTTCAATTTCCTATCGAAGAAATATTTGTCATCGCTGGAATTACAACCATATCCTCTAGTGCTATAGTCGCTAAAGTGCTAGTCGATCTAAAACGAACCGCAAATCCAGAAACTGAAATGATTCTTGGTATTATTATGTTCGAGGACGTCTTCTTGGCGGTCTATATTTCTATCCTCTCAGGTCTAGTGCTTAGCGACTCTTCCTCACTAGGTGGAGTATTACTTTCTGCACTAACCGCTCTTGGTTACATGCTTGCACTGCTCATAGTCGGCAGAAAGCTTGTACCTTGGCTGAACCGCGTTCTAAACATCCGATCCGGTGAATTGTTCTCATTAGTAATATTTGCAGCACTCTTTCTTATTGCAGGATTCTCCGAGACCATTCATGTAGCAGAAGCTATTGGAGCACTCCTAGTTGGACTTGTCCTTGCTGAAACCGAACATGTGAAGCGGATAGAGAAGCTCGTTATCCCGTTCCGTGATTTCTTCGGGGCTATCTTCTTCTTCAGCTTCGGACTGACGATAGATCCACTCACATTGGGTGGTGAAGCCCTCTGGTACTCACTCGCAGCAGTTATTGTTACGCTGATCGGTAACTTCGTTGCAGGCATGCTGGCCGGTCGCAGCGCTGGTCTCAGCCCGCGTGCTTCATCCAATATTGGATTAACCATAGTCTCGCGTGGCGAGTTCTCGATTATTATGGCCAATTTGGGTAAAGCAGGCGGACTGCTGGCTATCCTACAGCCATTTGCAGCTATGTATGTACTCATGCTTGCTATCCTTGGACCTCTTCTAACGAAGGAATCTAAATGGATCTATAAAATATTGGATAACGTATTCAAATTCGAGAAACGGTACGCAGCAAAAATGTCCAAAAAAGCTGTCTTAGCAAGCGAACATGAATAA
- the spoVM gene encoding stage V sporulation protein SpoVM, producing MKFYTFKLPRFLGGFVKAILNTFQKS from the coding sequence ATGAAATTTTACACGTTTAAGCTGCCAAGGTTTTTGGGAGGTTTTGTTAAAGCGATTTTGAACACATTTCAGAAGAGCTGA
- a CDS encoding cation:proton antiporter regulatory subunit yields the protein MNYRESDLPGIGKKFVMQTRSGDKLVIIVHDDGRRELYHFEYDDPDQSISMVTLDDDEARHISAIVGGVTYKPKALESIEVALDDLIIEWYKLEPGFKCVGRSIGELNIRAQAGVTIIAVIEKNHNKQINPGPDVIFSAECTIIAAGERHQHKQFKHILRNGCG from the coding sequence ATGAATTATAGAGAATCGGATTTGCCGGGAATCGGTAAGAAATTTGTTATGCAAACTCGCAGCGGCGATAAGCTTGTTATCATCGTGCATGATGACGGTAGACGTGAGCTGTATCACTTTGAATATGATGACCCAGATCAGAGCATTTCCATGGTCACACTAGATGATGATGAGGCAAGACATATCTCTGCGATCGTTGGCGGGGTTACCTATAAACCTAAAGCGCTTGAATCCATTGAGGTTGCGCTTGATGATCTAATTATTGAGTGGTATAAATTGGAGCCTGGCTTTAAGTGTGTTGGTCGCAGCATCGGCGAACTAAACATACGTGCCCAAGCAGGAGTAACCATCATTGCCGTAATAGAAAAAAATCACAATAAGCAAATCAATCCTGGACCAGATGTAATTTTTAGCGCGGAGTGTACGATTATTGCTGCCGGGGAAAGACATCAACATAAGCAATTTAAGCACATTTTGCGGAATGGATGTGGTTAA
- the rpmB gene encoding 50S ribosomal protein L28, producing the protein MSRKCAVTGKKPSSGNHVSHANNRNRRTWGVNVQKVRILVNGKPKRVYVSTRALKAGKVERV; encoded by the coding sequence ATGTCCCGCAAATGTGCAGTAACAGGCAAGAAACCGAGCAGCGGCAACCACGTGTCTCACGCTAATAACCGCAACCGTCGTACTTGGGGAGTTAACGTTCAGAAGGTCCGTATCCTCGTGAACGGTAAACCAAAACGCGTGTACGTCAGCACCCGTGCTTTGAAAGCCGGTAAAGTTGAACGCGTTTAG
- a CDS encoding stage VI sporulation protein F — MGYQQFGISPQLVERIKLKMKNSTVKDRIKNMINGISKQELQDVAVVRRLVRNASGVLNEKLTSTQEDQIVKFIIAQKIDPSNTFHLIRLWGMFR; from the coding sequence TTGGGTTATCAACAATTCGGAATTAGCCCTCAGCTCGTGGAACGCATCAAGCTGAAGATGAAAAACTCGACTGTCAAAGATCGTATCAAAAATATGATTAACGGCATCTCGAAACAGGAGTTACAGGACGTTGCGGTTGTGCGCAGATTGGTACGGAATGCGTCAGGTGTACTGAACGAGAAATTGACCTCGACACAGGAAGACCAAATTGTGAAATTTATAATCGCTCAGAAAATTGATCCGAGCAACACCTTTCATTTGATTCGCTTATGGGGGATGTTCCGTTAA
- a CDS encoding DUF2500 domain-containing protein, producing MSEWRDFNGFVQRSPYDNFIHEMPLLFKIFTFIIVTFAALMIIRSVRNWIRSEVSGGSGDSSTKPSYFVTFEIDGGNRLELHVMDQEYGLITEGDRGELSYQGSRFKGFDRILKTE from the coding sequence TTGAGCGAATGGCGCGATTTTAACGGTTTTGTTCAGCGAAGTCCTTATGATAACTTCATTCACGAAATGCCCTTATTGTTCAAAATATTCACTTTTATTATTGTTACTTTCGCTGCCTTAATGATCATAAGATCGGTAAGAAATTGGATACGGTCTGAAGTCAGCGGTGGATCAGGCGATTCGAGCACAAAGCCCAGTTATTTTGTTACGTTCGAGATTGATGGAGGCAATCGGTTGGAGCTACATGTAATGGACCAGGAATATGGCTTGATTACAGAGGGAGATAGAGGAGAACTTTCTTATCAGGGGAGTAGGTTTAAAGGGTTTGATCGGATCTTGAAGACTGAATAG
- the recG gene encoding ATP-dependent DNA helicase RecG, with the protein MTLSLNQIEVKNITGVSAQKQSELHAFGVFTVKDLLEYYPFRYEDYRPRSLSETKHGDKVTTEAKVIGVPVLQRFGGKTRLSCKMVAEPWMFTATWFNRHYVREQLTVGREIVLTGKWDQKRNQITVTDYEFPDRGEGKTGTLQPVYSVGGKITQSWIRKSINQALQQYGDLIPEILPHSIMRQYDFMPRKRAIATIHRPEDTREGQQGRRRMVYEELFLFQLKMQAFRVLNRGRMDGVVHTVDNATVREFVRSLPFELTDAQKRVELEILHDLRSPYCMNRLLQGDVGSGKTVLAAVALFATVRSGFQGALMVPTEILAEQHMRSLTKMFEPFGITVGLLTGSVTGRKRKELLASLQMGMLDIVVGTHALIQEDVFFRDLGLVVTDEQHRFGVNQRGVLRRKGYNPDVLTMTATPIPRTLAISVFGDMDVSTLSERPKGRVPITSYWVKHDLMDRVLNLIKREIELGRQAYLICPLIEESEKLDVQNAIDLHIQMGQAFPNYKVGLLHGKMTPAEKDEVMRAFYNNELQLLVSTTVVEVGVDVPNATLMIIMDADRFGLSQLHQLRGRVGRGQHASYCVLVADPKSEIGRERMTAMTDTDDGFEISRRDLELRGPGDFFGTKQSGLPEFRLADMTADFEVLEQARDDVAELLKDEKFWTSPEYAPLRHYLQGEQIFQGELID; encoded by the coding sequence ATGACACTGTCATTAAATCAAATTGAAGTGAAAAATATAACTGGCGTGAGTGCTCAAAAGCAAAGCGAGCTTCACGCCTTTGGCGTCTTTACAGTAAAGGATTTGTTAGAGTATTATCCGTTCCGTTATGAGGACTATCGACCCCGCTCGCTGAGTGAAACCAAACATGGGGATAAAGTGACTACAGAAGCTAAAGTGATCGGCGTTCCTGTGCTGCAGCGATTTGGAGGCAAGACACGACTCAGTTGTAAAATGGTTGCCGAGCCTTGGATGTTCACAGCAACATGGTTTAATCGCCATTACGTGCGAGAGCAACTTACTGTGGGACGAGAAATTGTACTCACAGGAAAATGGGATCAGAAGCGAAATCAAATTACGGTGACGGATTATGAATTTCCTGATCGTGGTGAAGGGAAGACGGGAACATTGCAGCCGGTCTATTCCGTCGGAGGGAAGATCACGCAGTCTTGGATCCGGAAAAGTATTAATCAGGCACTTCAGCAGTATGGAGATTTAATTCCCGAGATACTGCCGCATTCTATTATGCGGCAATATGATTTTATGCCCCGTAAGCGGGCGATTGCTACCATTCATAGGCCAGAGGATACACGTGAAGGGCAGCAGGGGCGCCGCAGGATGGTTTATGAGGAGTTATTCCTGTTCCAGTTGAAAATGCAGGCATTCCGGGTGCTGAATCGCGGTAGGATGGATGGTGTAGTCCACACAGTAGATAACGCAACTGTTCGCGAGTTCGTTCGCAGCCTGCCTTTTGAGCTTACAGATGCTCAGAAACGTGTAGAGCTGGAGATTTTACATGACTTGCGATCGCCATATTGCATGAATCGTCTGCTTCAAGGTGATGTCGGTTCCGGCAAAACGGTTCTAGCGGCCGTGGCACTTTTTGCTACAGTACGATCTGGTTTTCAGGGAGCACTTATGGTCCCAACCGAGATTTTAGCGGAGCAGCATATGCGCTCACTTACGAAGATGTTTGAGCCGTTTGGGATTACGGTTGGGCTTCTGACGGGTAGTGTAACTGGACGGAAACGTAAAGAATTGTTAGCTTCTCTGCAAATGGGGATGCTCGATATAGTTGTAGGAACGCATGCTTTGATTCAGGAGGATGTATTTTTTCGTGATCTGGGTCTTGTAGTTACTGACGAGCAGCATCGTTTTGGTGTAAACCAGCGAGGAGTATTGCGGCGTAAGGGATATAATCCGGATGTACTGACAATGACTGCAACTCCTATTCCACGTACACTCGCGATTTCTGTTTTTGGAGATATGGATGTTTCCACTTTATCGGAAAGACCGAAAGGTCGAGTGCCAATAACCAGTTATTGGGTCAAGCATGATCTCATGGATCGTGTGTTGAATCTGATTAAGCGTGAAATTGAGCTGGGACGCCAGGCTTATCTGATCTGTCCGCTTATTGAAGAATCGGAGAAATTGGATGTACAGAATGCAATCGATTTACATATTCAGATGGGACAAGCTTTTCCAAACTATAAAGTCGGGCTTTTGCATGGGAAAATGACTCCAGCTGAAAAAGATGAAGTGATGCGAGCATTCTATAACAATGAACTGCAACTTCTAGTGTCCACAACGGTTGTAGAGGTTGGTGTAGACGTTCCCAATGCCACGCTGATGATTATTATGGATGCGGATCGGTTCGGGTTATCTCAGCTACACCAGCTGCGTGGACGGGTTGGTAGAGGCCAGCACGCTTCTTATTGTGTACTGGTGGCTGATCCCAAATCTGAAATCGGGCGTGAACGAATGACTGCCATGACCGACACTGATGATGGATTTGAGATTTCTCGGAGAGATTTGGAACTGCGTGGTCCAGGTGACTTTTTTGGAACCAAGCAGAGTGGATTACCGGAGTTCCGCTTGGCGGATATGACGGCTGACTTTGAAGTACTGGAGCAGGCACGCGATGATGTGGCAGAGCTGCTTAAGGATGAGAAGTTCTGGACATCTCCTGAATATGCACCCCTTCGGCATTATTTGCAAGGAGAGCAGATTTTTCAAGGAGAATTAATTGACTAG
- a CDS encoding YitT family protein → MFPLLKEEKLCIIRQSNINNNGENSVFRVLTVIVGALLAAVGLELFLMPHGLVVGGITGLSALFAHTTEMQLGLFLFLFNLPFIFMSRKQVNLRFALYTVLGLTCLTIATFALNRFPAVISDPLPAAMAGGICLGLGLGIAVRFGGVNRHASDQGYSLLSGGPPKSTEVVIMILNCAILLIAGTLFGWEQAMYSIIAYLLAFEGVRFSLRGLSDSRVAWITSSRCMDIQEALETSLSREVGHAEGSGQDGELSTLFCLTNKMEEHKLRAIPTLIIRRSCPISRFSMIEDSLYHSKNHKSKQSGASPVFGEAPLYIFAPLWLASALYGEAIANRPSDWNNGQFAVRPHQG, encoded by the coding sequence TTGTTTCCCCTGTTAAAGGAGGAAAAACTATGCATAATAAGACAAAGCAACATCAACAATAACGGTGAGAACTCGGTATTCCGAGTTCTCACCGTTATTGTAGGAGCACTACTTGCCGCTGTAGGGTTAGAATTATTTCTCATGCCACATGGGCTTGTTGTTGGTGGAATCACAGGTTTATCAGCATTATTCGCTCATACCACTGAAATGCAGCTTGGATTGTTTCTGTTTCTATTCAATCTACCCTTTATATTTATGTCTCGAAAGCAAGTGAATCTTCGCTTTGCTCTATACACCGTTCTGGGCTTAACTTGCTTGACCATTGCTACTTTTGCTCTCAATCGTTTTCCTGCAGTGATTAGTGATCCTTTACCTGCTGCAATGGCAGGTGGTATCTGTTTAGGGCTCGGGCTCGGTATCGCTGTGCGGTTCGGTGGGGTAAACAGGCACGCAAGTGACCAAGGATATTCACTGCTGAGTGGTGGACCGCCAAAGTCAACCGAAGTCGTCATTATGATTCTGAACTGTGCTATTTTGCTTATTGCAGGCACACTGTTTGGCTGGGAGCAAGCAATGTACTCCATTATTGCCTACTTATTGGCCTTCGAAGGCGTCCGGTTCTCACTCCGAGGTCTATCCGATTCCCGTGTTGCATGGATTACCAGCAGTCGTTGTATGGATATTCAGGAAGCGCTCGAGACCTCACTAAGTCGAGAAGTTGGACATGCTGAAGGCTCAGGACAAGATGGAGAACTTAGCACTTTGTTCTGTCTCACCAACAAAATGGAAGAACATAAACTACGGGCAATACCTACACTAATAATACGAAGGAGCTGTCCCATAAGTAGATTTTCTATGATTGAAGACAGCCTTTATCATTCTAAAAACCACAAAAGTAAGCAAAGTGGCGCTTCTCCCGTTTTTGGAGAAGCGCCACTTTACATTTTTGCTCCACTATGGCTTGCTTCAGCACTTTATGGGGAAGCGATAGCCAACCGACCTAGCGATTGGAACAACGGTCAGTTCGCAGTGCGTCCTCACCAAGGTTAA
- a CDS encoding DAK2 domain-containing protein — MSKRSINGTDFTAMVLAGADKLQQHAEHVNSLNVFPVPDGDTGTNMNLTMTAGANELKKNNTTSVGQCAGVLSKGLLMGARGNSGVILSQLFRGFSRYAAQHDELSTQQFAAALQTGVDAAYKAVVKPVEGTILTVAKEAAKHAVYYARRTTDVTELMTEVLAKAKEALAYTPEQLPVLKQVGVVDSGGQGLVYIYEGFHQHLTNGSSGVSEAVKGQPQAPVVHVSVPVLKKPESELSSVQSSAQSQLSTEDIEFLYDMEFFINRQLGTVRTDFNEESFRKALSVNGDSIIVISDDETIKVHVHSKSPGEVLNLALLYGEITQIHILNMREQHRDLLTAGMDIAPMPDVFADMPDEKSRVHSSPAEPPADDLAPYGFIAVSSGAGISDIFKSLGVDVVLAGGQTMNPSTEDFVNAISSISAKHVYILPNNSNIVLAAQQAKELLEGEREITVIPSKSIPQGIAAAFAFQEEDSVETNSGNMLEAISQVKSGQVTNAVRDTSFDDLEIKSGQFIGISNSKIVAAADDLFAASQALLSNMLENGDEIVTILIGAETDPEATNSLSEWLEETYPNVEVEIHEGGQPLYYYLFSVEP; from the coding sequence TTGAGTAAGCGTTCTATAAACGGAACAGATTTTACCGCGATGGTATTGGCTGGAGCGGATAAGCTGCAACAGCATGCAGAACACGTCAATTCCCTAAATGTTTTTCCGGTCCCAGATGGAGATACCGGAACAAACATGAATTTGACGATGACCGCAGGTGCTAACGAATTAAAGAAGAATAACACCACATCAGTTGGTCAATGTGCTGGTGTACTCTCCAAGGGCTTATTAATGGGCGCTAGAGGGAACTCTGGTGTTATTTTGTCCCAGTTGTTCAGAGGTTTTAGCAGGTATGCGGCTCAACATGATGAACTGAGCACGCAGCAGTTTGCCGCTGCGCTGCAAACCGGAGTGGACGCTGCATATAAAGCAGTTGTAAAGCCTGTAGAGGGAACTATTCTTACTGTGGCTAAAGAGGCTGCCAAACATGCTGTGTACTATGCTCGCCGGACTACAGATGTTACAGAGCTGATGACAGAGGTATTGGCCAAAGCGAAAGAAGCTTTAGCTTATACACCTGAACAATTACCTGTTCTGAAGCAAGTCGGTGTTGTGGACTCTGGCGGTCAAGGTCTGGTCTACATTTATGAAGGGTTTCACCAGCATCTTACGAACGGAAGCTCAGGTGTGTCTGAAGCTGTAAAAGGACAACCTCAAGCACCGGTCGTCCATGTGTCTGTACCGGTTTTAAAGAAACCTGAAAGTGAACTGTCTTCCGTACAGTCTTCTGCGCAATCCCAGCTTTCTACAGAAGACATTGAATTTCTATATGATATGGAGTTTTTCATTAATCGCCAGTTGGGCACCGTGAGAACGGATTTTAATGAGGAATCCTTTAGGAAAGCGTTGTCAGTAAATGGAGATTCTATAATTGTAATTTCGGATGATGAAACGATTAAAGTGCATGTGCATTCCAAGTCTCCAGGTGAAGTTTTGAATCTGGCTCTCCTTTATGGGGAGATTACACAGATTCACATTCTTAATATGCGTGAGCAACACAGGGACTTGCTAACTGCAGGCATGGATATTGCGCCTATGCCAGATGTTTTCGCTGATATGCCGGATGAGAAGAGCCGTGTACATTCATCACCAGCTGAACCACCGGCAGATGATTTGGCACCATACGGCTTTATCGCAGTATCTTCTGGAGCAGGCATTTCTGATATTTTCAAAAGCTTAGGTGTGGATGTCGTGCTTGCAGGTGGTCAAACCATGAATCCTAGTACAGAGGATTTTGTGAATGCGATCTCTTCCATATCGGCGAAGCATGTCTACATTCTTCCGAATAACTCCAATATTGTTCTTGCTGCACAACAAGCTAAAGAGCTCTTGGAGGGTGAACGTGAGATCACAGTTATTCCAAGTAAAAGCATCCCTCAAGGAATTGCTGCAGCCTTCGCGTTCCAAGAAGAGGATTCCGTGGAGACTAATTCTGGAAATATGTTAGAAGCAATCTCTCAGGTCAAGTCTGGACAAGTAACCAATGCTGTTCGTGACACAAGCTTTGATGATCTGGAGATTAAATCCGGGCAATTTATCGGGATTTCCAATTCCAAAATTGTCGCTGCCGCAGATGATTTATTTGCTGCAAGTCAGGCGCTACTATCCAACATGCTTGAGAATGGCGATGAAATCGTTACGATCCTTATTGGGGCTGAAACAGATCCAGAGGCTACAAATTCCTTAAGTGAGTGGCTGGAAGAGACTTACCCTAATGTGGAAGTAGAGATTCATGAGGGTGGCCAACCCCTTTATTATTATCTTTTCTCCGTAGAGCCATAG
- a CDS encoding DegV family protein: MNRTIIVTDSTSDIPPAMAETYGIEVVPLTLMFGEEAFRDNLDMTPEQFYERLPRSSQLPTTSQPSPVEYMNVYRGILERYPGSPILSFHISSGLSGTYQSALLAKSMLEEEGEGITVVDSLSASYGFGFMVVEAARLAAEDKSPEEILEAVESLRQSRKLYFLVDTLEYLQKGGRIGKASAILGTLLNIKPILSIDAEGIIYAVEKVRGRKKAVARMIELFKKDIQGVDKINVAVGHTAEPASGEEFLKELAGHFTLEEKVLTNVGPVVGSHVGNGTLAVFIWPAK; the protein is encoded by the coding sequence ATGAATCGTACCATCATCGTCACCGACAGCACATCTGATATCCCGCCAGCAATGGCGGAAACGTATGGCATTGAGGTCGTCCCTTTGACCTTAATGTTCGGCGAAGAGGCTTTCCGGGACAATCTGGATATGACTCCGGAGCAGTTCTATGAGCGGCTTCCCCGCTCGTCACAGTTGCCGACTACTTCTCAACCCTCACCGGTTGAATACATGAATGTGTACCGCGGTATTCTGGAACGTTACCCGGGAAGTCCTATACTTTCGTTTCATATTTCTTCAGGACTGAGCGGTACGTACCAATCTGCACTATTGGCTAAATCGATGTTGGAGGAAGAGGGAGAAGGGATCACTGTAGTTGATTCTCTCTCCGCTTCTTACGGTTTTGGATTTATGGTGGTGGAGGCCGCCAGATTGGCTGCTGAAGACAAGAGTCCAGAAGAGATTCTTGAAGCTGTCGAAAGTCTGCGCCAATCGCGTAAGCTTTACTTCTTAGTAGATACACTTGAATATTTACAAAAAGGCGGGAGGATTGGAAAAGCCTCGGCCATTCTTGGAACACTTCTTAATATTAAGCCGATACTGTCTATTGATGCAGAAGGAATAATTTATGCAGTGGAGAAAGTTAGGGGCCGTAAGAAGGCTGTTGCCCGTATGATTGAATTGTTCAAGAAGGATATACAAGGAGTAGACAAAATCAATGTGGCCGTGGGTCATACGGCTGAACCGGCTTCCGGTGAAGAATTCCTGAAAGAGCTCGCAGGACACTTCACACTAGAAGAGAAAGTGCTGACGAACGTCGGCCCTGTCGTGGGCAGCCATGTCGGTAACGGTACGTTAGCCGTATTCATTTGGCCTGCAAAATGA
- the rsgA gene encoding ribosome small subunit-dependent GTPase A, with translation MPEGIIVKALSGYYYVKPLREGLIATEENSVQCRGRGILKKKGIAPLVGDRVIYMLTEHGEGMVDELLPRESELIRPPVANVSLAVLLFSVREPDMNLNLLDKFLVHIEHSGLEPLIVLTKQDLAEDDGEATRYVKELYEDIGYEVMVTSSLSGAGSDALRERLTGGISVFAGQSGVGKSTLLNRIVPGLKLETGEISLRLGRGRHTTRHVELMDIGGGGFVADTPGFSQLDFLELGVEELSTCFREFANYAGDCKFRGCSHQHEPGCRVIEAWKAGTIADSRYEHYKLFFNEMKDKKRRY, from the coding sequence ATGCCTGAAGGAATAATAGTAAAGGCGTTAAGCGGGTATTATTATGTAAAACCGCTTCGTGAAGGATTAATAGCGACAGAAGAAAATTCTGTTCAATGCAGAGGCAGAGGTATTCTTAAGAAAAAGGGGATCGCTCCTCTTGTGGGTGATCGCGTGATCTATATGCTGACTGAGCATGGTGAAGGGATGGTGGATGAGCTTCTTCCTAGAGAATCTGAGTTAATCCGTCCACCTGTAGCGAATGTTAGCCTAGCCGTTCTGCTATTTTCTGTGCGGGAGCCTGATATGAACCTGAATCTCTTGGACAAGTTTCTAGTTCATATTGAGCATTCAGGACTGGAACCCCTAATTGTTCTGACCAAACAAGATTTGGCTGAAGATGATGGTGAAGCTACCCGATATGTTAAAGAGCTCTATGAGGACATTGGTTATGAAGTGATGGTTACAAGTTCACTTTCAGGAGCTGGAAGTGATGCACTGAGAGAGCGGCTTACTGGTGGTATCAGTGTATTTGCCGGACAATCGGGGGTTGGTAAGTCGACCTTATTGAATCGTATTGTGCCAGGACTAAAACTGGAGACAGGAGAGATTAGCCTACGTCTGGGTCGTGGTCGTCATACTACTCGTCATGTAGAACTGATGGATATTGGTGGGGGCGGCTTTGTGGCGGATACCCCAGGATTTAGTCAACTTGATTTTCTTGAGCTGGGCGTTGAAGAACTCTCTACTTGTTTCCGTGAATTTGCTAACTATGCAGGGGACTGTAAATTCCGTGGTTGTAGTCATCAGCATGAACCGGGCTGTCGAGTGATCGAGGCATGGAAAGCTGGGACTATCGCGGATAGCCGGTATGAACATTACAAATTATTTTTTAATGAAATGAAAGATAAAAAGCGGAGGTACTAA